A part of Chitinimonas koreensis genomic DNA contains:
- a CDS encoding ABC transporter ATP-binding protein: protein MHPLKKLLRYARAYQADFRIATLYSVLNKFFDILPEVLIGVAVDVVVKGDQSFLAQKVLGGLGITDTWHQLLALGALNVLIWGGESLFQYLYEVKWRQLAQDIQHALRLDAYDHVQKLEMAYFENQRTGNLMSILNDDINQMERFVNGGANQIIQVFCSSVMVSAVFFALQPAIALVALLPVPAILFGAFWFQNRLAPRYTEVREAAGDVSARLNNNLLGLATIKAFATEDFETRHIDEASNAYRQANARAIRISSAITPVIRMAILAGFTATLVYGGWLALHGELAVGAYSVLVFLTQRLLWPLTGLAEVADMYQRSLAAIDRAMTLLATPISIPYAGRHFPVAEARGELRFEGVQFAYGDTPTLRDIDLAIPAGQTVAFVGTTGSGKSTLIKLLLRFYTPQAGRILLDGQPIDGLDLQDLRRAIGYVAQDTFLTDGTIADNIAYGVSGADEAAIAAAARQSESMEFIDKLPLGFATRVGERGQKLSGGQRQRLALARAILKNPPVLILDEATSAVDNETEAAIQRSLEVVSRGRTTLVIAHRLSTIRHADRIHLMEGGRIVESGSHEELLALDGGYAALWRLQTGERMH, encoded by the coding sequence ATGCATCCACTCAAGAAGCTGCTGCGCTACGCGCGCGCCTACCAGGCCGATTTCCGCATCGCCACGCTGTACTCGGTGCTCAACAAGTTCTTCGACATCCTGCCCGAGGTGCTGATCGGGGTGGCCGTCGACGTGGTGGTCAAGGGCGACCAGAGCTTCCTGGCGCAGAAGGTCCTCGGCGGCCTCGGCATTACCGACACCTGGCACCAGCTCTTGGCGCTCGGCGCGCTCAACGTGCTGATCTGGGGCGGCGAATCGCTGTTCCAGTACCTGTACGAGGTCAAGTGGCGCCAGCTGGCGCAGGACATCCAGCACGCGCTGCGGCTCGACGCCTACGACCATGTGCAGAAGCTCGAGATGGCCTATTTCGAGAACCAGCGCACCGGCAACCTGATGTCCATCCTCAACGACGACATCAACCAGATGGAGCGCTTCGTCAACGGCGGCGCCAACCAGATCATCCAGGTGTTCTGCTCAAGCGTGATGGTCAGCGCGGTGTTCTTCGCGCTGCAGCCGGCCATCGCGCTGGTCGCCCTCCTGCCGGTGCCGGCCATCCTGTTCGGCGCCTTCTGGTTCCAGAACCGGCTGGCGCCGCGCTACACCGAGGTGCGCGAGGCCGCCGGCGACGTCAGCGCGCGGCTCAACAACAACCTGCTCGGCCTCGCCACCATCAAGGCCTTCGCCACCGAGGACTTCGAGACCCGCCACATCGACGAGGCCAGCAACGCCTACCGCCAGGCCAATGCACGGGCGATCCGCATCAGCTCGGCGATCACGCCGGTGATCCGGATGGCCATCCTGGCCGGCTTCACCGCCACCCTGGTCTACGGCGGCTGGCTGGCGCTGCACGGCGAGCTGGCGGTCGGCGCCTACTCGGTGCTGGTGTTCCTGACCCAGCGCCTGCTGTGGCCGCTGACCGGCCTGGCCGAAGTCGCCGACATGTACCAGCGCTCGCTGGCGGCGATCGACCGCGCCATGACGCTGCTGGCCACGCCGATCAGCATTCCCTACGCCGGCCGTCACTTCCCGGTCGCCGAGGCGCGCGGCGAGCTGCGTTTCGAAGGCGTGCAGTTCGCCTATGGCGACACGCCGACGCTGCGCGACATCGACCTCGCCATCCCGGCCGGCCAGACCGTGGCCTTCGTCGGCACCACCGGCTCGGGCAAGTCGACGCTGATCAAGCTGCTGCTGCGCTTCTACACGCCGCAGGCCGGCCGCATCCTGCTCGACGGCCAGCCGATCGACGGGCTCGACCTGCAGGACCTGCGCCGCGCGATCGGCTACGTGGCGCAGGACACCTTCCTTACCGACGGCACCATCGCCGACAACATCGCCTACGGCGTGAGCGGCGCCGACGAGGCCGCCATCGCCGCGGCGGCGCGCCAGTCCGAGTCGATGGAATTCATCGACAAGCTGCCGCTCGGCTTCGCCACCCGCGTCGGCGAGCGCGGCCAGAAGCTGTCGGGCGGCCAGCGGCAGCGGCTGGCCTTGGCCCGGGCGATCCTGAAGAACCCGCCGGTGCTGATCCTCGACGAGGCCACCAGCGCGGTCGACAACGAGACCGAGGCCGCCATCCAGCGCTCGCTCGAGGTGGTCAGCCGCGGCCGCACCACGCTGGTCATCGCCCACCGGCTGTCGACCATCCGCCATGCCGACCGCATCCACCTGATGGAAGGCGGCCGCATCGTCGAGAGCGGCAGCCACGAGGAACTGCTGGCGCTCGACGGCGGCTATGCCGCGCTGTGGCGGCTGCAGACCGGCGAGCGCATGCACTGA